The genome window tgtgtgtgtgtgtgtgtgtgtgtgtgtgtgtgtgtgtgtgtgtgtgtgtgtgtgtgtgtgtgtgtgtgtgtgtgtgtgtgtgtgtgtgtgtgtgtgtgtgtgtgtgtgtgtgtgtgtgtgtgtgtgtgtgtgtgtgtgtgtgtgtgtgtgtgtgtgtgtgtgtgtgtgtgtgtgtgtgtgtgtgtggagagcagCTGTGCTCGGACAGATTTGGGAGCCCTCAGTGACACGGCGGTGAAGATACAGTGACAGCATTACTCACACACTTTCTGGCACCCTTCACATCAAGACAGCTGAGATCCTGGAAATTAGGGATGAATCAGGAGATCAGAGGAAAGGACACACTACGGGGTTTCACTTAATAGGTGTGAGCATGTTTTGTTTGTGAACGGATGACTTGATCCACATAGTTATCTAAAAGTTTCTAATAGACAATGAAAGACATACATCTGAAAAGGAAAGAATATGTTATAAAAAAAGGATAAAAATAATGTAGGTAATAATGTATAATGTAACATAATAAAAAGCTGTTTGATTGAGGAAGGAAATGACTTAGGAGGCTGATCAATCCTCTCATCCTGCACTCGGCAAGTTAACTCCCCAATGGAAGTCCATGGGACCTGaagttgaaaataaaatgatgaATGCCGTTTTCATTTTGTTAGAAACTTGCCTTTTTCATTATAAAAGTGACCTAAAAAATGCTTGACCAAATGGAAAATTAGGCTACTTAGTTTTCTTAATATCATTTGACGGTGAAGAAACAGTTTGAGAAGCTTCAGTCACACGTTTCTGTTATCCTTCACATCAAGTCGGCTGACATCCTGGACATTAGGAACACAAAGGACAAAGGGGTTATGGGAAGTGGAGTGTGACTGTCGGTGTGAGcatggtttgtgtgtgtgaagccAGAACAGGGTAACACCGTTTTTAATAGAAAGCCACACATAGTAGATATTTCTTAACAAATGATACTAGGAAGCAAAGATCTAGGAAATGTTATGCATATTTATCATAAAAAGCTTCCGGTAGGTTTTTTTCCACTGAGGGACGGTGTAGGTAGGCCATCGACTGACTCCGTGCACCAATTCAATGTGCACGTACATCCTAAAAAGGCTGATATAAGTGGATACAAAGTGCATAAAGAAAGATCCACCAGTGGCAGTGTATGGAAGTCCTCAGGTACAGAAGATGAAAATGAAATATCGACaatttcttttgttttgttagttgcattttcattttcatTGTGACTTAAATAATGCTTCACCAAATGAAAAGCAAGGTTATATTGCTTTCTTgcattttaaattaacaatcaAATATTATCTACATGAGAGAGGAAGTCATATAAAAATGCTAATGTGCATTTTCATATTAATTCTAGCTCAAATTGCCAACATATGTGCGAATATGTAAGTGTGTATCTGTgcatatatgtgtatgtgtgtgtatgtacatgtgtgtatatgtatatatgtcaatcaacaggtaaagcagattaataataataatcacaataataattatTGGAAATTAtagattataaataaatcatttagggacaagggggtgataattaaataagttatacttctgctcactccttttcgaacactagatgtgggactgtgtactgtatgttgctaatgctgctgttgttgttgttgttgttgttgttgtaaatgtcattttgtatgcactgcaacattttacttgttcgaaataaaatgtatcaattaatcaatcaataatCAATCATCATAAAGCAATTGTGGAATTACACTCTAGTTAACATGATCATATTCATACGGTCCTCATCGGCTTCTGCACATTATTagatatgtgtttttgtttgtaattCATTGACATGTTGTGCTTAACCCTTTAACTGCCAGCACCACCATTTGGTAGAGCACATTTTGTCTTGATAtcttgttgaaataaaaaaggttgAACTTCATCTGATTCAGCCAGCTCTACCCTTTGGTTGACATGTTATGCACAAAGCAACCTCTAGATGTCGCTGTGGTTCGAACAGAAACCCTTCAGCGAGCTTCCACTGAGGAAGTTGGTCAACTTTTGTAAGGTAACCATCATGTTTGACAGATCTTAGCGGCAGGGCACGGACTGAACATAATTAGATAACTTGATGCACAACATTTTTTTAACAAGGGTGTAattatttttttgaaaatatgctCAACCAATCGGTCGAATTGGCCTTTTACGGTAagctagcaatatgactttttcAGAGTTTCAGAGAAGTTGTACAATAAAATATGGTAAATAAATGGCTAGATTTATGGTAATATTACTAAATCTAGTTCTGCCTTATGAGTGTCAGAGTGATAATAAttgatatagcacctttcatgcatgGCATTCAGCCCGAAGTTGCACACAGATGAGCAAGTTAGGCCAACACAGGATATAGACATTTGCTGTTAGGCCAGTGGTTTCCTGTTAGGCCAATTCAGCATATACAGTAAGATGAGCAAGTCTTTTCTTTATCATGAAAAACACTTTACAATtgtaatgtattatcttttatgAATATATCTGGTTGTATATATTGCTCATTTTCCATACAAGACACAAATGTATTtgagtttgtgttttatttgagtttgatgCATACACATGCTGTACTGTATATGATGATTGTTGAAAATGTACTTTTACCGTAGAAGGCCAGCTCGACCAGTTGGTAGAGGCTCGTAAAAACAAAACTGCGTGgtcagtcaaaaaaattaaaattgtTTGTGCTTATTTGATAAGAAAATGCAAACAAATAATTTCCAAATAGCTTTTTCCTTGTCCGGAAGTTAAAGAGACAATAATAGTACACTGAAGGCAGAGTTTATAAGGAACAGGTTCATACTTTAATAAAAGGGTGTTTTCCCTTGGCACAGATCTGCtatcaaataaataaagcaaTTAATCAAATACAATCTATATAAACTAAACAAAGTCATGAAAAAACATTAGGCAGAGGGGAAACAGCTAAACAACTTTCTTTACAACAAGCACCAAGTGAAGGTGTGTCTGCGCGCCGAGAGAGAAACATGTTGAAGTGAGAAAACGACCCGCTGCTCACGTGGATATTAGAGAACAGCTGACAGTTCATAGATTATAAATAAGCCTTTTAGTCTTTCTACATGATGCTGGTTATCCTTTCtatacatcaggtttaaaaggaGTAATGTTGGTCTTACAAAGCTGTGCAATACATACGGTGTTAACCAGGAGGCGTGGCTGTGAATATTGTATACATTACACAATAGGAGAAAAGCTTGTGACATGATTTGTTAccaaaataatttcaaaaacatTTTTGGTAGATTTACAGAGATGACTGAAAACCTTAAAAGACACATTGCCGTGGTTTAGTAAAAGACAGAAAGCCGTCGGCTAAATGTGACAAAGGTTTCAAAAGCAACGTGGACAAAACTGAGAAAAATCTGATTTCCCAACTCTCAACAAATGCTGTAAAGTGCTCTTGAGCAAGGCATATCACCGTGTATGGCAATGTCTTTTAGTGGGTGGTTTTCTGATGTGGGTTCAAGTATTTGTATGAATGTGAAGCAAGGCATTAAAACAAAGGAGTTCTGTCTGTTGAATAAAACTATCTTGCGGTAAAATAAGTGTTATTTTTCGCCTTTTTCCATTAAAGCATTATAACGTGGCGCAACACATGGAAAAAAAAGTTAGCTGGGTTATTTAAAAGTGGgattatataaaatatttgcTGCATGTCATGTGTGTGATTTTGGTTTACAGACTGTGGACATGATTATTTGTAATGTCAAAGGGATCCTACCAACTGTGTTTGGCCAATATTTTGtattaaaacatattttgtgTTTGAGCCCGTGTTGTCATTTCACTCTTTTTTTGTGTCCTTTATTTGTATCTCTTaataaaatggaaaaaaaaTGGATGTTTAGACCGTGCAACCTGACTGAGGCTTCCACCCACATTCTTCGAGAAGCCCCCGCCCACCGCGTCCAATGGGACCACCGTGCAGGACCACACGCATGCTGTCTGTTTCACACGACCACTTCGACACTTCTTGTATTTGGCATGTTTCCTGGTGAGATTAAAGGtccctattgtgcaaaatcctcttctccatgtctcttctacatcaacatgtgtcccctcttcttcatgtctcttctacatgaacatgtggcccctcttcttcatgtctcttctacatcaacatgtgtcccctcttcttcatgtctcttctacatgaacatgtggcccctcttctccatgtctcttctacatcaacatgtgtcccctcttcttcatgtctcttctacatcaacatgtgtcccctcttctccatgtctcttctacatcaacatgtgtcccctcttctccatgtctcttctacatcaacatgtgtcccctctgtggaaagagactctgaaagtttcaggaacaaagattctctctctttttgatccatttctataaaaacctgtctgaaaatgagctgatcagattttggccactttatgatgtcataacgatgtgttgtcttgtgtacccattagccaatcagcaaccaaggtaacccccccccccccccccccaccttatcacctgaatctcctcctagagcaccattgagttctttaaCGCTCTCTCAAACGCAGACCCAGGAGTTAGCATCGCAAGGGATTCCTCGTCAAAAAGCAATTATATTTTACTATTGGATTTAGGGATAGTGTTGAAAATATAATATGTATAATGCTCTgtgacaaaaaaaaaagtatgatGCTTATACGTTTCATTCTGCGGGATAACCGCCACGTATTAACTCAACTTATAAAATATCTGATCACAAAGAACATGTCTGCTGCCtagcttgttgttgttgtcatgttTAAAGCAGCGCGGTCACAGGACCAGCAGACCCTGGAGCTGGCAGCCGAGCAGCAGCAGTGAGTTATGGGTGAGTTGTGGAGCCTGCGGGCCGGGTCCAGTGTTATCCAGCACCAGAGGAATGAGACAGCTGAAAGCAGCCACAGACAGAGCCCTGCTGGCTGAGCTCTGAGGACACATGGCGGCACGCTGAAAGACCCGCTGAAAGACCTGCTGACAGCTGGGGGAAGATGACGCGGCGTGACCCCGGGCCAGGACGAGGGCCGGAGGACATGTGGATACGACTCAGTGGCAGAGCAAGTCTAGAGAGCGTAAGTCCAAGATCAGCTGAGCAAGTTTGAGTATGAGGAAGCTAAACATTCCCCTGCATAACTGACCAAAGGAGGATGCCGTTGACATCACATGTTGTATCTGACAATCATATCTTGACAACGTATAACAGCTGTTGTATGACAAACTAGCATCAACCCCGTTTGTGGTATATCGGTTAGACATCGTTTTTTTTACCAATACAACCAACCGTAAGTAGCTTGCTCTCACGCTGTCAGCTTCACCGCTCAATATTACAGCCGTATAGCGAGGAGGACAATCCACATTTGTAATACATGTCATTAACTTATTATCAGCATCAACATTCAGGTTGTTCTGCTTCAACAAATTCGCTTTTTCTGATAGTTTTCGTCTTATTCTCCAACAGGAATGTCACCGGCGCTTTTCTGAAAAGTTGAAATATGTTCAAGTTGAAGTGCTCAGAGCGGTACAAAGTTCATACTGAAGAAGGAACCTCTAACTGACTGGATGAAACTGGATTTATAATCATGCAACAGAAGAATGGAGACTCTACTGGAGACCTGATGTGAAGATAGCACTAGTTCTGTTTTTAAGGATCATGGGACTTGGACATTTTGTTTTCGGTAGTATTGAAGTATTTCATATTTTTGCAGAACCCACACACTAGTACCCACAGTACTAGTCTTCATGAATAGCATGATGGCCATTAAATATTGAATGAGAAGAGATTGTATTCTGGACATGATGTTCTTAATCAATGTGTAGCACAGTCAAGCCTAAAGTCTATAACACATCTGTATGTGATGTCGAGCTCCTGAACAGCATCGTTGAGAGTTGGGATTTCAGTCGTTCAGGCAAAATAACCAGATCACTGTTAAATATCTAATCACATGGCGGTGACGTGGACACAGATGGAGGATGACAGAGAGTTTGAAATACAGTTGTACATTTGTAGTCATAATGAGGCTCCTAGTGGTCTTATAAAATGCGGCGGCTGTgaagcaaaacaaaacataaaagcTTCAGATAGTGAATGCAAAGATATCCCGTTATCAATAAAGCTTATCAGATTGATAACCATATATACCGTATGTACAGTCAATGTTAGTTAATACAAGTAAGGAGCTTTCGAAACTTCAGAACGGCAGATTATGATTTCAAAAAAGTGTTGAAGTAATTTTAAAATAACCGCTGAATGCTTATTCAAAGTATCAGAACAACAATTAGGATACAATTAGAGGTAGCAGCGGATTTTGGGATCTCTGTTCTTTTTAACATTCCCCTTCCCATTTTTGCTTACGGGGTATTGCGTGATTGAATCTGAATCttcattttcattttcaaaaaaacaaaaccagcCTGACAGCCTGCTTTAAAAACTCACGCACCCATGAGCGCACTTCAAGTGGTTTTCAACAGACACCAGtgctgtgacacacacacacacacacacacacacacacacacacacacacacacacacacacacacacacacacacacacacacacacacacacacacacacacacacacacacacacacacacacacacacacacacacacacacacacacacacacacacacacacacacacacacacacacacacacacacacacacaatgcccTGCTCACCTATACTCCTTCATATATTGTCATCTTTACATCACAGTCTCTCTTCCTCTCGTTCCTCCTTTTCCTTAGTGGTCTGGAAGGTTGTGGTGCTTGTTTGGAGCCGTACAGTCTTCAGGTAGGAGGAATACAGCGTCAACGGAAGAGGGTTTTTGATCATATTATCCCTCCGTGTATCACTTCACTCCGAAGCCGTGATCTTCAGTCCTGGCTCTGCAGTGGCCCCGAATCGCTGCCCTGCTGCACACCCGAGCTTTTTCGCATGTCTGACCAACCTCTTTATAACACTGATTAATAACCTCTCAGCACTGGGAGACCCTTCCCATGATGCTCCTCTCCTCCCCTTGTCCTGTGTCCACTACGAAGGCACTGCACAATGCACTGAGGAGGAAGCAGCAGTCTGCTCGCCtgcttgtgtgtttttttcttcttctgggGTTGCAGGAGTGCCGAGGTCTCCTGTAAAAGGATGTAAATTCAGGACTGGTAAAAGTGGTGGTAGTGGTGATGGTGttcatggtggtggtggtgctcATGCCGCTGCACCACCTGTGCCGACCCCCCCTCGTACAGCAGCACACTGGGAAGGTCCCTTACCTGCTCCTTCTCCACCATTTGTCTCGGAGCCACAGAGCTCAAAGCCCTGTAGGTTTCCTTGGAGCGCTGCTTGTGTTTGCGGTACGGTGCTGAGGATTGGTGGGGGGGGGTTTGGCTGGGGAGGACCGTGGGAGGGGGGGCGCCTCGGCTTCTCATCACCCTGCTGCTGATCTGCGCGGGGGGCGTCCGGCTGCTGTGTGTTTTAGGAGAGCGGATGGCATGTTTCCCCGAGTCCTGAACTCGCGTACGAGCGGAGGGGTGGAGGCTCTCCGGAGACACGGTGTCCACGGCGGGGTGCAGGCGGCGGTGGGGGGGGTGGGCGTGGCCGTTCTCTGGCTCGTGAGAGCGGGAGCGAGTCTGGTTGGTTGGACGCGCCTGAGGCTCTGCCTTCGCTGGCtctgtggtggtggtggtggtgggggctGTAAGGAAAACGTATTTTATTTAAACTGAGAAAAGCAGAATCATGATTCAAATATTGAAAGACTCATCCACACATGTCCCATGCTCCTCCAACAACataacattacatgtcacttgttagacgcttttatccaaagcgacttacatacccaatactgtgggcaatcccaacAGGAGCaaattggggtgaagtgtctcagggacacaacgacatgctgactgcagtggggtttgaacctgatccgaacaccaacgctcaacccactgcaccacacgcctccataacaataataaataataacaattaaaaaaaacacaaacttGAGGTGTCAACGGTAACACTCGCAATTAATCTGGGAACTTTAACGTGTTAAAAGAAAACATGTATAGCACACAGAGGGGGATGCCAGATGCTCTCCGTGACAGCAGCATTGTTGGTGCTTTAGCTAACGGCGCAAAATGGTCGGACTTGATGCCAACAATTCAGATATCATGTTATAATAAAGTTTTTCAGGCATTTCTTTATTACACCACCATACTATGTGTATTCTGTACGTGTTAAACTGTGATAAATCACGATTATTATGGTGATTAAGCCGATGGCATTGATTTAATCTACTGTACTGACAGCACTAATACATCTGATAAAGCAGTGCCATAGACATAAAGGTGCATCAGTGGTCGGTTTCTGGGCAACATGTATTAGAATGTTCTGTATGTGAGGCAAAATgtggctttttcttttttaaaggatGTTGCTTTTAAATGTCTTAGTAAAGTTTAATTGCCGTGAGCCCCGCAAAATCCAGTCATTGTGTTGGGGTCGGAAAATCTCGGCGAAGTTATTGCAATTAAAACCAAACCATCACAGAAGAAGGTATTTAAAAAGTTTCTCTTTTTACTGTAACCCTTAAAAATGTTGGATACAGTGAAACGAAATAGTTGTGGGGCGTAGTTTTGGCGATGGAAATCATAAGTCCAAGGCTCCTCCGACAATGTAACCTACAATTTATTTAATATAGAAAAGACAGTGTGCAATAAAGTAATGCAATAAGAAAAACATGTGAAATCGAATAAAGTAAAACAATGTACACTTCAAGGGTGCAGAGGAACAACAATTCTTCCACGGGGCTTCTCAACGCGTGCCCTAAAAACCCTGGAAAACAAGTGAGTGAAAATAACCCATTATGTGCACATGACTGCCCAAAGCATGCCAATAAAGATTTAGTAAAAAGCTCCATGATAGGACTCTGGCAGCTTCTCCTCCTGGGTAGAACCCTGACTCAAAGTGACAGGGAGCAGGTTTCTGTTAGCACTTTCctacaacattaaaataatCACATGTCATCACTGACCCTCAGATCAAGGCTGCTGCTTATTACGCCTAATATTTCCCGTCCCAACAGCCCGTTCTCTACCCTTGAACACTTGATGTATTGTGCCAGCCTGCTCCCAGATGTTTGTACTGGAGAGGAGCGCAGTAGTTCAGTCTAATGGCTTCAAGCAGGTGCCGCAGTAATGAGGGACCTCTGGATGAATCTTCAAAGGCCAACGGTACTCtgtcccccccctcctcctcggtTTAAACCCCTGGCCCTGGTCCACTCACCGGCTCCAAAGCGGGATGTGTAGTTTTCGATGCCTGCCAGGTCCAAGTAGTGGTTTCTGCGCTCCAGGTTCTCGTCCACACAGTGGCGCTGGCAGCCCGGCTGGGTGTGATGGTCGCTGTGGTGGCGCCTGCGGAGAAAAGCCGCACCTCTCATTAGGAGGCAGTTCTGGCCAGAGAGGCTCAGTATGGTAGTGTCAGGAGAAAGTCAAATACAAG of Pseudochaenichthys georgianus chromosome 3, fPseGeo1.2, whole genome shotgun sequence contains these proteins:
- the nkd1 gene encoding protein naked cuticle homolog 1 isoform X1; the encoded protein is MGEACAQRIGDEHYRLEVALPPEKTGSCCVEEKMQQRGSQSPAGLQKQIQFEELECAVSVEEDNRQEWTFTLYDFDNNGKVTREDITSLLHTIYEVVDASVNHSPSSSKTLRVKLSVAPDSSQRWRSCTQGAADMSHPREKNDKCIEDPKSADKKTRALLRRHHSDHHTQPGCQRHCVDENLERRNHYLDLAGIENYTSRFGAAPTTTTTTEPAKAEPQARPTNQTRSRSHEPENGHAHPPHRRLHPAVDTVSPESLHPSARTRVQDSGKHAIRSPKTHSSRTPPAQISSRVMRSRGAPPPTVLPSQTPPHQSSAPYRKHKQRSKETYRALSSVAPRQMVEKEQVRDLPSVLLYEGGSAQVVQRHEHHHHHEHHHHYHHFYQS